From Triticum urartu cultivar G1812 chromosome 2, Tu2.1, whole genome shotgun sequence, a single genomic window includes:
- the LOC125537995 gene encoding histidinol dehydrogenase, chloroplastic isoform X2, protein MKSYRLSDLSDAEVSGLKARPRIDFTSIFSTVNPIVEDVRVRGDAAVKDYTEKFDKVTLDNAVVRVSDLPDAELDPAVKEAFDVAYDNIYAFHVSQKSPEKTVENMKGVKCKRITRCIGSVGLYVPGGTAVLPSTALMLAVPAQIAGCKTVVLATPPSRDGSICKEVLYCAKKAGVTHILKAGGAQAISAMAWGTASCPKVEKIFGPGNQYVTAAKMILQNSEAMVSIDMPAGPSEVLVIADKYANPVHVAADLLSQAEHGPDSQVVLVIAGDGVDLAAIEAEVSKQCDALPRGDFASKALGHSFTVFARDMAEALSFSNMYAPEHLIINVKDAEQWEELIENAGSVFLGQWTPESVGDYASGTNHVLPTYGYARMYSGVSLNSFLKYITVQSLTEEGLRRLGPYVAKMAEVEGLEAHKRAVTLRLQEIEATVTV, encoded by the exons ATGAAGTCCTATAGGCTGTCCGATCTCAGTGATGCCGAGGTTAGCGGCCTCAAGGCGCGCCCTCGCATTGACTTCACCTCCATTTTCAGCACG GTGAATCCGATTGTTGAAGATGTCCGCGTCAGAGGTGATGCTGCGGTTAAGGA TTACACAGAAAAGTTTGACAAGGTCACTCTCGATAATGCCGTTGTGCGTGTTAGCgatctcccagatgcagag CTTGATCCAGCTGTTAAGGAAGCCTTTGATGTGGCGTATGACAATATTTATGCCTTCCATGTTTCACAAAAGTCGCCAGAAAAGACAGTTGAGAATATGAAA GGAGTGAAGTGTAAAAGGATAACAAGATGCATTGGTTCTGTCGGGCTGTATGTTCCAGGGGGCACTGCAGTCTTGCCTTCAACTGCATTGATGCTTGCTGTG CCTGCACAGATTGCTGGATGCAAAACCGTAGTTCTTGCCACACCCCCTAGTCGTGATGGTAGCATATGTAAG GAGGTTCTTTACTGTGCCAAAAAAGCTGGTGTTACACACATACTAAAAGCTGGGGGAGCTCAG GCAATCTCCGCTATGGCATGGGGAACTGCATCATGCCCAAAG GTTGAGAAAATATTTGGTCCCGGCAACCAGTATGTCACAGCTGCTAAAATGATTCTTCAG AACAGCGAAGCTATGGTCTCTATAGACATGCCCGCTGGCCCTTCAGAAGTTCTGGTAATCGCTGACAAATATGCCAACCCAGTTCATGTTGCCGCTGATCTGCTATCTCAG GCAGAACATGGCCCAGATAGTCAGGTTGTTCTAGTTATTGCGGGAGATGGTGTTGATTTAGCTGCCATTGAAGCAGAAGTTAGCAAGCAGTGTGATGCTCTTCCTAGAGGGGACTTTGCTTCCAAAGCACTTGGCCACAGTTTCACTGTGTTTGCCAGAGATATGGCTGAG GCATTATCGTTCTCAAATATGTATGCTCCTGAGCATTTGATCATCAATGTAAAGGATGCTGAGCAATGGGAGGAGCTCATCGAGAATGCAG GGTCAGTTTTCTTGGGACAATGGACCCCCGAGAGCGTCGGTGACTACGCTAGTGGGACGAACCACGTCCTCCCAACCTACGGTTACGCGAGGATGTACAGCGGTGTGTCGCTGAATTCTTTCCTCAAGTACATCACTGTTCAATCCCTGACTGAAGAAGGGCTGAGAAGGCTGGGTCCCTACGTCGCAAAGATGGCAGAAGTTGAAGGCCTAGAAGCGCACAAGCGAGCTGTTACCCTCAGACTGCAAGAGATCGAAGCCACTGTAACTGTTTAA
- the LOC125537995 gene encoding histidinol dehydrogenase, chloroplastic isoform X1, protein MGSLRAPPQLAGGTNLGRGYRPCLASSGVPKSKVLGVSCAMKSYRLSDLSDAEVSGLKARPRIDFTSIFSTVNPIVEDVRVRGDAAVKDYTEKFDKVTLDNAVVRVSDLPDAELDPAVKEAFDVAYDNIYAFHVSQKSPEKTVENMKGVKCKRITRCIGSVGLYVPGGTAVLPSTALMLAVPAQIAGCKTVVLATPPSRDGSICKEVLYCAKKAGVTHILKAGGAQAISAMAWGTASCPKVEKIFGPGNQYVTAAKMILQNSEAMVSIDMPAGPSEVLVIADKYANPVHVAADLLSQAEHGPDSQVVLVIAGDGVDLAAIEAEVSKQCDALPRGDFASKALGHSFTVFARDMAEALSFSNMYAPEHLIINVKDAEQWEELIENAGSVFLGQWTPESVGDYASGTNHVLPTYGYARMYSGVSLNSFLKYITVQSLTEEGLRRLGPYVAKMAEVEGLEAHKRAVTLRLQEIEATVTV, encoded by the exons ATGGGCAGCTTGCGCGCTCCGCCTCAGCTCGCCGGCGGCACCAACCTTGGTCGCGGTTACCGGCCCTGTCTTGCCTCTTCCGGGGTCCCCAAATCCAAAG TGTTGGGTGTTAGCTGCGCGATGAAGTCCTATAGGCTGTCCGATCTCAGTGATGCCGAGGTTAGCGGCCTCAAGGCGCGCCCTCGCATTGACTTCACCTCCATTTTCAGCACG GTGAATCCGATTGTTGAAGATGTCCGCGTCAGAGGTGATGCTGCGGTTAAGGA TTACACAGAAAAGTTTGACAAGGTCACTCTCGATAATGCCGTTGTGCGTGTTAGCgatctcccagatgcagag CTTGATCCAGCTGTTAAGGAAGCCTTTGATGTGGCGTATGACAATATTTATGCCTTCCATGTTTCACAAAAGTCGCCAGAAAAGACAGTTGAGAATATGAAA GGAGTGAAGTGTAAAAGGATAACAAGATGCATTGGTTCTGTCGGGCTGTATGTTCCAGGGGGCACTGCAGTCTTGCCTTCAACTGCATTGATGCTTGCTGTG CCTGCACAGATTGCTGGATGCAAAACCGTAGTTCTTGCCACACCCCCTAGTCGTGATGGTAGCATATGTAAG GAGGTTCTTTACTGTGCCAAAAAAGCTGGTGTTACACACATACTAAAAGCTGGGGGAGCTCAG GCAATCTCCGCTATGGCATGGGGAACTGCATCATGCCCAAAG GTTGAGAAAATATTTGGTCCCGGCAACCAGTATGTCACAGCTGCTAAAATGATTCTTCAG AACAGCGAAGCTATGGTCTCTATAGACATGCCCGCTGGCCCTTCAGAAGTTCTGGTAATCGCTGACAAATATGCCAACCCAGTTCATGTTGCCGCTGATCTGCTATCTCAG GCAGAACATGGCCCAGATAGTCAGGTTGTTCTAGTTATTGCGGGAGATGGTGTTGATTTAGCTGCCATTGAAGCAGAAGTTAGCAAGCAGTGTGATGCTCTTCCTAGAGGGGACTTTGCTTCCAAAGCACTTGGCCACAGTTTCACTGTGTTTGCCAGAGATATGGCTGAG GCATTATCGTTCTCAAATATGTATGCTCCTGAGCATTTGATCATCAATGTAAAGGATGCTGAGCAATGGGAGGAGCTCATCGAGAATGCAG GGTCAGTTTTCTTGGGACAATGGACCCCCGAGAGCGTCGGTGACTACGCTAGTGGGACGAACCACGTCCTCCCAACCTACGGTTACGCGAGGATGTACAGCGGTGTGTCGCTGAATTCTTTCCTCAAGTACATCACTGTTCAATCCCTGACTGAAGAAGGGCTGAGAAGGCTGGGTCCCTACGTCGCAAAGATGGCAGAAGTTGAAGGCCTAGAAGCGCACAAGCGAGCTGTTACCCTCAGACTGCAAGAGATCGAAGCCACTGTAACTGTTTAA